In a genomic window of Rhizobium acidisoli:
- a CDS encoding LysR family transcriptional regulator → MDITDSGVKIRHLQILREVMRAGSERLAAQMLRITQPAVSQNIKQLEETVGFALFRRENNRLIPTVKAWEFLRTIDAAFAGLDRIGPSIDFLRNNDTRMIGIAAPSAFSFATLPKVVKGIRERSRSYAVQVKAGTYQQIADHVLSGRSDLGISRLPLDERILDWMPVGSATNVCLFPANHRFAAQQLVTAEDLASEAIIDIDPQFASHQMSVNALRYMGTPPDIAVEYDANGHDIGYVMAGIGVSITNEIIAREYADFGVAFRRFQPGAIYHYVVIWQKDRKLSDGLRFALEEIVAALTDRAA, encoded by the coding sequence ATGGACATCACCGACTCCGGAGTGAAGATCCGCCACCTTCAAATATTGCGGGAGGTCATGCGCGCCGGCTCGGAAAGGCTTGCAGCGCAGATGTTGCGAATAACCCAGCCGGCGGTCAGCCAGAACATCAAGCAGCTAGAGGAGACTGTCGGCTTCGCGCTCTTCCGCCGGGAAAACAACAGGTTGATACCAACCGTCAAGGCATGGGAATTTCTACGCACAATCGATGCGGCGTTCGCCGGACTTGATCGGATTGGGCCCTCAATCGACTTCCTGCGGAACAATGATACTCGAATGATCGGCATCGCAGCGCCAAGTGCTTTCTCCTTTGCTACTTTGCCGAAGGTGGTCAAAGGGATCCGGGAGAGGAGCCGCTCTTACGCTGTCCAGGTGAAAGCAGGAACGTATCAGCAGATCGCAGATCACGTGTTAAGCGGCCGCTCGGATCTTGGCATCTCCCGATTGCCTCTTGACGAGCGCATCCTTGATTGGATGCCGGTCGGCTCGGCCACCAACGTATGTCTTTTTCCGGCCAACCATCGATTTGCGGCACAGCAGCTTGTCACTGCGGAAGATCTTGCTAGTGAGGCGATCATCGACATCGACCCGCAATTTGCCTCTCACCAAATGAGCGTCAATGCCCTTCGATATATGGGAACCCCTCCTGACATCGCCGTGGAATATGACGCCAATGGCCACGACATTGGCTATGTCATGGCAGGGATCGGCGTTTCGATTACGAACGAGATCATCGCGAGAGAATATGCTGACTTCGGCGTCGCGTTCCGCCGATTTCAGCCAGGGGCAATATATCACTACGTCGTCATCTGGCAAAAAGATCGAAAGCTGAGTGATGGCCTGAGATTTGCGCTGGAAGAGATAGTCGCGGCTTTGACAGATCGGGCTGCTTGA
- a CDS encoding ABC transporter permease subunit (The N-terminal region of this protein, as described by TIGR01726, is a three transmembrane segment that identifies a subfamily of ABC transporter permease subunits, which specificities that include histidine, arginine, glutamine, glutamate, L-cystine (sic), the opines (in Agrobacterium) octopine and nopaline, etc.), translating into MYAFADQFLFGLRNTLLVFALSCVLGTLLGLLIAVFRNSTRKSVSSCMRAYTGIIRGVPELLIILLTYFGGTAFLSAIAGGYIEINAFAAGVAALTVVFSGYAAEIFRGAINAVAPGQREAAAALGLSNSQIWFLIIIPQMIPIALPAFCNLCISLIKDTSLISVVGLTDVMRVAYIGAGSLRAPLSFYLAASAIYLALTSLSLLSFRLLERRYSLSAMKG; encoded by the coding sequence GTGTATGCATTTGCGGATCAATTTTTATTCGGCTTGAGAAACACACTTTTAGTGTTTGCCTTGAGCTGCGTTCTCGGGACCCTATTAGGTTTGCTTATTGCCGTTTTCCGCAACTCAACCCGCAAGTCGGTTTCATCGTGCATGCGTGCCTACACGGGCATCATCCGGGGTGTTCCGGAACTTCTGATCATCCTCCTGACTTATTTCGGCGGAACCGCCTTTTTGAGCGCGATTGCCGGTGGCTACATCGAAATCAATGCATTTGCGGCCGGTGTCGCGGCATTGACCGTCGTGTTCAGTGGGTACGCAGCGGAAATATTCCGTGGTGCGATCAACGCGGTTGCACCAGGCCAACGCGAGGCTGCAGCGGCGCTCGGGCTTTCGAACTCGCAGATTTGGTTTCTGATCATCATTCCCCAGATGATCCCGATTGCTCTGCCGGCATTCTGTAACCTTTGCATCTCCTTGATAAAGGATACATCGCTGATTTCTGTCGTCGGGCTGACGGACGTCATGCGCGTCGCCTATATTGGGGCGGGCTCACTGCGCGCTCCGCTCTCCTTCTATCTCGCAGCGTCGGCAATCTACCTCGCCCTCACAAGCCTGTCGCTTCTTTCGTTCCGGCTATTGGAGCGCCGCTACTCGCTCTCAGCAATGAAAGGCTGA
- a CDS encoding thermonuclease family protein, protein MLSEQDIAYLRRRIGEVLQDGRAAEWQRQFLSDMREKLGRYGVRTKVSEKQFAILKRLTHEQSPKFEVISQAGTLPRQPRQEPVSEINSPRAPLLRTSRRRNPFPLGNPLRPRNPFRSRNPFRPRYPFRSVSGAGRDSLLIVIGCILVVGLIASFFGGNVGNIQTPSEPSTVTNVPSPTSKGRANFTITDGDTIRLNNGTRVRLVGFNTPEKFEPMCSNEAKLGNRASERLRELVGHAASTNVSLVACSCKPGTQGTKKCNYGRSCGKLEVDGRDVGQILISEGLAVPFVCGATGCPPTPRPWCG, encoded by the coding sequence ATGCTGAGCGAGCAAGATATTGCCTACCTCCGGCGGCGCATTGGCGAGGTACTCCAGGATGGACGTGCAGCAGAATGGCAGCGACAGTTTCTAAGCGACATGCGCGAGAAGTTGGGCCGCTATGGGGTCCGGACAAAGGTGAGTGAAAAACAATTCGCGATACTGAAACGTCTCACGCACGAGCAGTCGCCGAAATTCGAAGTGATCTCTCAAGCCGGAACACTTCCACGTCAGCCGCGCCAAGAGCCTGTGAGCGAAATAAATTCACCACGGGCGCCGCTCCTTCGAACATCACGCCGACGCAATCCTTTCCCTCTCGGCAATCCGCTCCGCCCGAGAAATCCTTTCCGGAGCCGGAATCCCTTTCGCCCACGCTATCCTTTTCGCTCAGTCTCTGGTGCGGGGCGAGACAGCTTGCTGATTGTAATCGGATGCATCCTCGTCGTCGGCTTGATCGCCAGCTTTTTCGGCGGCAACGTCGGCAATATTCAGACTCCAAGTGAACCAAGTACCGTGACCAATGTGCCATCTCCGACTTCAAAAGGTAGAGCGAATTTCACGATCACCGACGGAGACACAATACGTTTGAACAATGGGACACGAGTGAGGTTAGTTGGCTTCAATACGCCGGAGAAGTTCGAGCCGATGTGTTCAAACGAGGCCAAGCTAGGGAACCGTGCCTCTGAGCGGCTGCGGGAACTGGTAGGCCACGCGGCGTCGACCAACGTTAGCTTGGTCGCGTGTTCGTGTAAGCCCGGCACCCAAGGGACCAAGAAATGCAATTACGGTCGGAGTTGCGGCAAGCTTGAGGTTGACGGTCGCGACGTCGGGCAAATCTTGATCAGTGAGGGCCTCGCCGTTCCCTTTGTATGCGGAGCGACCGGTTGCCCCCCAACTCCAAGGCCTTGGTGCGGGTAA
- the serA gene encoding phosphoglycerate dehydrogenase: MSRPLSRPRDRISVLLLEGISQSAVDYFSSSGYVNLTHLPKALDDKDLKSHIAEAHIVGIRSRTYLTEEIFRSAKKLMAVGCFSVGTNQVDLDAARRRGIPVFNAPYSNTRSVAELVIGEIIMLTRRIFPRSASAHEGGWEKSAVGSREVRGKTLGIVGYGNIGSQLGVLAESMGMNVRYFDPSDKLRHGNTESMATLGALLEISDYVTMHVPETSATRNMITEAELRRMKKGAVFINNSRGTVVDLEALATVLKEGHLAGAAVDVFPKEPASNKELFKTPLQGLDNVILTPHIGGSTEEAQERIGGEVSRKLVEYSDVGSTLGAVNFPQVQLPPRPNGTRFIHVHENRPGILNSLNMIFSSRGLNIVGEFLQTYGEMGYVVIEAESIGQRADDILDEIRQIPGTIRARLLY, from the coding sequence ATGTCCCGACCTCTTTCGCGTCCGCGCGACCGGATTTCCGTACTTCTGCTTGAAGGGATCAGTCAGAGCGCGGTGGACTACTTTTCGTCATCAGGCTACGTCAATCTCACGCATCTGCCGAAGGCTCTGGATGACAAGGATCTTAAAAGTCATATAGCCGAAGCACATATTGTAGGAATTCGCTCACGCACGTATCTGACAGAGGAAATCTTCAGATCGGCTAAGAAGCTCATGGCCGTCGGCTGTTTTTCTGTGGGGACAAATCAGGTCGATCTGGATGCGGCCCGCCGACGCGGGATACCCGTGTTCAACGCTCCCTATTCAAATACGCGCTCGGTCGCCGAGCTTGTGATCGGTGAGATCATCATGCTGACCAGGCGGATCTTCCCGCGTTCGGCTTCGGCTCATGAAGGCGGATGGGAAAAATCTGCCGTCGGCAGTCGTGAGGTGCGCGGGAAAACGCTGGGCATCGTTGGCTATGGCAATATCGGTTCGCAGCTTGGCGTTCTTGCGGAAAGTATGGGCATGAACGTGCGCTATTTCGATCCCTCGGACAAGCTTCGCCACGGCAATACAGAATCGATGGCGACGCTCGGGGCACTGCTCGAAATCTCAGATTATGTGACGATGCATGTTCCAGAGACCAGTGCAACGCGAAACATGATCACTGAGGCTGAACTGCGCCGAATGAAAAAGGGAGCCGTTTTTATCAACAATTCCCGCGGGACCGTGGTCGATCTTGAGGCGCTTGCGACGGTTTTGAAAGAAGGGCATCTCGCAGGCGCGGCTGTGGACGTGTTCCCGAAAGAGCCGGCATCCAATAAAGAACTTTTCAAGACGCCGCTACAGGGTTTGGACAATGTAATTCTGACGCCACATATTGGCGGCTCAACCGAAGAAGCCCAGGAGCGCATCGGAGGGGAAGTCTCAAGGAAGCTCGTCGAATATTCGGACGTCGGTTCGACGCTGGGCGCGGTCAATTTTCCCCAGGTTCAACTGCCTCCGCGACCGAACGGCACACGTTTCATCCATGTTCATGAAAATCGCCCTGGCATCTTGAACAGTTTGAATATGATTTTTTCGTCCCGCGGACTGAATATCGTCGGCGAATTCCTGCAGACCTACGGCGAGATGGGTTATGTGGTGATTGAGGCCGAGAGCATTGGCCAGAGAGCGGATGACATCCTTGATGAGATTCGCCAGATTCCGGGAACGATACGCGCTCGATTGCTTTACTGA
- a CDS encoding ABC transporter permease: MSITIALEAFLTLPRGLLLTLVLTFASLAAGFVVSVPLAFLRASSNPWASAPVLAYTYAFRGTPLLVQLFLIYYGIGQLSLVRQSFLWAVMREPFWCAFIAFTLNSAAHTTEVLRGGIQAVPRGQIEAAKALGLSRFHTARLIVFPLTLRIALPAYANEVVGMLKASSLASTITLLEVTGLARQLVSETFAPYEVFIAAGAFYLLLTLLITQGFQILETRWTPTANRPPPAQPIPRRANGKPPLASAET, from the coding sequence ATGAGCATAACCATCGCGCTCGAAGCGTTTCTCACCCTTCCCCGCGGCCTTCTTCTCACTTTGGTTCTGACATTCGCATCGCTTGCCGCAGGCTTCGTCGTCTCGGTCCCGCTCGCCTTCCTACGGGCATCATCAAATCCGTGGGCTTCCGCGCCCGTGCTGGCATATACCTATGCGTTCCGCGGCACGCCGCTGCTGGTTCAGCTTTTCCTGATTTACTATGGGATTGGCCAGCTTTCCCTCGTCCGCCAAAGCTTTCTATGGGCCGTGATGCGAGAGCCATTCTGGTGCGCCTTCATTGCTTTCACCCTGAACAGCGCCGCCCATACGACAGAAGTTCTGCGCGGCGGGATCCAGGCGGTCCCGCGTGGGCAGATTGAAGCGGCCAAAGCCTTGGGCCTTTCCCGTTTCCACACTGCCCGTCTTATCGTGTTCCCTTTGACCCTCAGGATCGCTCTTCCCGCCTACGCAAATGAGGTGGTTGGAATGCTGAAGGCAAGCTCCCTCGCAAGCACCATCACACTGCTTGAGGTGACAGGGCTGGCCCGGCAGCTGGTGTCGGAGACATTCGCCCCATACGAGGTCTTCATTGCCGCGGGGGCTTTCTACCTGCTGCTTACCCTCTTGATCACGCAAGGGTTCCAGATCCTGGAGACGCGTTGGACGCCGACGGCAAACCGTCCACCGCCGGCGCAACCTATACCTCGAAGAGCGAACGGAAAGCCGCCTCTCGCCTCGGCTGAAACTTGA